From Amycolatopsis sp. cg9, one genomic window encodes:
- a CDS encoding PP2C family serine/threonine-protein phosphatase — protein sequence MFNHIHRTSTYAAGHHPVWPHAPLPPGPRWTHATCRCGWAEIAESHSDARVLARHHRRYAADHPAFLPGAALRIGGRAHQADATGTHVSTTGIRHGWALADGIGDSALAAHAAGSAAATAAYVAADRGAVAGLLADTGTLAALLGGDTVMVVAAPLPPEQGGGWDVAWVGDCRAYEYDPDTDVLTQLTVGHTEGQELRDSLAERYRDRPQDLEELAARQDNVVTSSVATADHDTLGHVTTTGPRRRLLLNSDGVHKPTPHASLVRAVRTFSDPRACANRLTLAARHSRGTDNAAAVVIDPVPAPTAAELVP from the coding sequence GTGTTCAACCACATCCACCGCACCAGCACCTACGCCGCCGGGCACCACCCCGTCTGGCCGCACGCCCCGCTGCCGCCCGGCCCGCGCTGGACGCACGCCACCTGCCGCTGCGGGTGGGCCGAGATCGCCGAATCCCACAGCGACGCTCGCGTCCTGGCCCGCCACCACCGCCGCTACGCCGCCGACCACCCGGCCTTCTTGCCCGGTGCGGCGCTGCGGATCGGCGGCCGCGCCCACCAGGCCGACGCCACCGGCACCCACGTCTCCACCACCGGCATCCGCCACGGCTGGGCCCTCGCCGACGGCATCGGCGACAGCGCCCTGGCCGCTCACGCCGCCGGCAGCGCCGCGGCCACAGCCGCCTACGTCGCCGCCGACCGCGGTGCCGTCGCCGGGCTGCTCGCCGACACCGGGACCCTCGCCGCCCTGCTCGGTGGCGACACCGTCATGGTCGTCGCCGCGCCGCTCCCGCCCGAGCAGGGTGGTGGGTGGGACGTGGCGTGGGTCGGGGACTGCCGCGCCTACGAATACGACCCGGACACCGACGTCCTCACCCAGCTCACCGTCGGCCACACCGAAGGCCAGGAGCTTCGCGACAGCCTCGCCGAGCGCTACCGGGACCGGCCGCAGGACCTCGAGGAGCTGGCCGCCCGGCAGGACAACGTCGTCACCAGCTCCGTGGCCACCGCCGACCACGACACCCTCGGCCACGTCACCACGACCGGGCCGCGGCGTCGGTTGCTGCTGAACAGCGACGGCGTCCACAAACCCACACCGCACGCATCCCTCGTCCGCGCGGTCCGGACATTCAGCGACCCGAGGGCGTGCGCGAACCGGCTGACACTGGCCGCCCGGCACTCCCGCGGCACCGACAATGCCGCCGCCGTGGTCATCGACCCTGTACCCGCCCCGACCGCGGCGGAGCTGGTGCCATGA
- a CDS encoding tyrosine-type recombinase/integrase, whose protein sequence is MTTPTTTARSATLVTGTDRLLSAALDAAGRGWPVFPLAPRSKRPAIPEWQQRATCDPDRIVRWWTRHPTHNLLTGLTNDTPSHVARARWLTGRTPGSLDSGGFMELNQPMRADACPKTLPRWGRVEAVDGVVPWLVVDDHGNPVEPIRRFLLDFVASGYSRGSVRSYSYGLLRWWRWLLVDDVAWDRATSNEVRGLVLWMLSADKPRRAGRTESTATVGTVNVITRKQHLNDGYQPRTIRHSNAVIRSFYEFWLDLGEPGGPLINPVPLRGKRGARANEHHNPLQPWRAEGQLRYNPSVPKRKPRAMSDQQWFDLFGALRSNRDRAILAVAVSSAARAAELLGVRPADLDWGGQLVRVIRKGTAAEQWLPASAEAFVWIRCYLADLGQPLEPSDRLWQTLRRRDYGAGQARQPLNYEALRAVLRRVNALLGSNWSMHDLRHTAALRMSRDESLSMRDVQIILGHAHLSTTADIYLVEDEAEIVQRVHEHFARRSKQPHHPAPPAAAGYDEHDLAVLFGRTAR, encoded by the coding sequence ATGACCACCCCGACGACGACTGCGCGCTCAGCCACGCTCGTCACCGGCACTGACCGCCTGCTCAGCGCCGCGTTGGACGCAGCAGGACGTGGGTGGCCGGTGTTCCCGCTCGCTCCGCGCAGCAAAAGACCCGCCATTCCCGAGTGGCAGCAGCGGGCGACCTGCGATCCCGACCGCATCGTCCGGTGGTGGACCCGCCACCCGACCCACAACCTGTTGACCGGACTAACGAACGACACGCCGTCGCATGTGGCGCGCGCAAGGTGGCTGACCGGTAGGACTCCCGGATCTCTGGATTCGGGAGGCTTCATGGAACTCAATCAACCCATGCGTGCTGATGCGTGTCCGAAGACGCTGCCACGGTGGGGGCGAGTAGAGGCGGTCGACGGTGTCGTGCCGTGGCTAGTCGTCGATGACCACGGCAACCCGGTCGAGCCGATCCGGCGATTCCTGCTCGATTTCGTGGCGAGCGGCTACAGCCGCGGCTCGGTGCGCAGCTACTCCTACGGGCTGCTGCGGTGGTGGCGGTGGCTGCTGGTCGACGACGTCGCCTGGGACAGGGCGACATCGAACGAGGTTCGCGGTCTGGTGCTGTGGATGCTGTCGGCGGACAAGCCTCGGCGCGCGGGTCGCACGGAATCGACGGCGACCGTCGGGACCGTCAATGTGATCACGCGCAAGCAGCACCTCAACGACGGTTATCAGCCGCGGACCATTCGCCATTCCAATGCGGTGATCCGCTCTTTCTACGAGTTCTGGCTTGACCTTGGGGAGCCCGGTGGGCCGTTGATCAACCCGGTTCCGTTGCGGGGCAAGCGTGGTGCTCGCGCGAACGAGCACCACAATCCTCTCCAGCCGTGGCGAGCCGAGGGACAACTGCGCTACAACCCGAGCGTTCCGAAGCGGAAGCCACGCGCGATGAGCGACCAGCAGTGGTTCGATCTGTTCGGTGCGCTGCGGTCCAATCGGGACCGGGCGATCCTCGCCGTGGCCGTGAGCAGCGCCGCGCGGGCCGCCGAACTGCTGGGTGTCCGGCCGGCTGACTTGGACTGGGGTGGGCAGCTGGTCCGGGTGATCCGCAAGGGCACCGCTGCGGAGCAATGGCTGCCGGCGAGCGCGGAGGCGTTTGTCTGGATCCGTTGCTATCTCGCCGATCTCGGGCAGCCGCTGGAACCTTCAGATCGGTTGTGGCAGACGCTTCGCCGCCGGGACTACGGCGCTGGGCAGGCGCGTCAGCCGTTGAACTACGAGGCGCTGCGGGCGGTGCTCCGGCGCGTCAACGCTCTACTGGGCAGCAATTGGTCGATGCACGACCTGCGGCACACCGCTGCACTGCGGATGAGTCGTGATGAGTCCTTGTCCATGCGCGACGTGCAGATCATCCTCGGGCACGCCCATCTCAGCACTACAGCCGACATCTACTTGGTCGAGGACGAAGCCGAGATCGTCCAGAGGGTGCACGAGCACTTTGCCCGGCGCAGCAAGCAGCCTCACCACCCTGCTCCTCCTGCGGCGGCCGGATACGACGAGCACGACCTGGCCGTGCTGTTCGGCAGGACCGCCCGATGA
- a CDS encoding tyrosine-type recombinase/integrase codes for MTLADSSVIDDRTSSDRICPGHPTGPHDLFTTEDILQRLPTLPCWSEPDRSSFGRRLRGANRLLEWLSTMPGKGWQQRWSAAGCDHQPCWIEQVTAGDWRGRPTSLAELRAGLNWLFLARVVQPSYEYFICNTTYLLFELAPRVVSADLFARVAEASTGLLTRHQKEANNTLVKILIHTGKDLSQINAADLLEFRAWHRARGKKPEGVNNAWDLLRETGLLDADQTLFETSRTGQKSPSELVDFYNLRSANVRQALIRYLEERQPHLDYASLRGITGALAGTFWADIERHHPGIDSLELPEPVATAWKERLSFVHTADGRTRPRKSKLDILTTVRAFYLDLQEWAHNDASWAQWAVRCPVRRGDTNGIVKARRQATAQMHQRVRERLPQLHVLVDTAEQHLTHPQALLATARTIVGNEQFTHNGHLYRRVIPVDAGTPRHGRGDHNTLPVEHIDSGTRIDLLQSERDAFWSWAIIETFRHTGVRIEELLEITHLALVTYVLPDTGEVVPLLQIVPSKGNEERLLLVSPELASVLATIITRLRQENGSTIALTSRYDIHERVNGPYLPHLFQRRVGSHWRVFSYHTVHRLLNDTVTRTGLRDAAGEPLRFTPHDFRRIFATEAVTGGLPVHIAARLLGHSSVATTQSYLAVFQDDLVRSYRAFLDARRAVRPEAEYREPTSEEWAEFEQHFQLRKLELGTCGRPYGSPCQHEHACIRCPMLRVDPQQRPRLVAIARNLTDRITEARQNRWLGEVRGLETSLAAAKAKLVSLDRAARTTTGTLTDLGIPQLPPRHEH; via the coding sequence ATGACACTCGCAGACTCCTCGGTGATCGACGACCGGACGAGCAGCGACCGCATCTGTCCCGGCCACCCCACCGGTCCGCATGACTTGTTTACCACGGAGGACATTCTGCAGCGGCTGCCGACACTGCCGTGCTGGTCCGAACCGGACCGCAGTTCCTTCGGGCGGCGGCTGAGGGGCGCGAACCGGCTGCTGGAATGGCTGTCCACCATGCCGGGGAAAGGATGGCAGCAACGGTGGTCCGCGGCCGGCTGCGACCATCAGCCCTGCTGGATCGAGCAGGTCACCGCCGGTGACTGGCGCGGCCGGCCGACCAGTCTCGCCGAACTGCGCGCCGGGCTGAACTGGCTGTTCTTGGCTCGCGTCGTGCAACCCAGCTACGAATACTTCATCTGCAACACGACCTACCTGCTGTTCGAATTGGCACCGCGGGTGGTCAGCGCCGACCTCTTCGCCCGCGTCGCCGAGGCGAGCACCGGGCTACTGACGCGCCACCAGAAGGAAGCCAACAACACGCTCGTCAAGATCCTGATACACACCGGCAAAGACCTCAGCCAGATCAACGCGGCTGATCTGCTGGAATTCCGGGCTTGGCACCGCGCGCGGGGAAAGAAGCCCGAAGGGGTCAACAACGCCTGGGACCTTCTCCGGGAAACCGGATTGCTCGATGCCGACCAGACACTGTTCGAAACCAGCCGCACAGGCCAGAAGTCGCCCAGCGAGCTGGTCGACTTCTACAACCTCCGCAGCGCCAACGTCCGTCAGGCGCTGATCCGCTACCTCGAGGAACGCCAACCCCACCTGGACTACGCCTCGCTGCGCGGAATCACCGGGGCGTTGGCCGGCACATTCTGGGCTGACATCGAACGTCACCATCCCGGTATCGACAGCCTTGAACTGCCCGAACCGGTCGCCACAGCCTGGAAGGAACGCCTGTCGTTCGTCCACACCGCCGACGGGCGAACACGGCCTCGCAAGAGCAAGCTCGACATCCTGACCACCGTCCGCGCGTTCTACCTGGATCTGCAGGAATGGGCGCACAACGACGCCAGCTGGGCACAATGGGCCGTGCGCTGCCCCGTCCGCCGCGGCGACACCAACGGAATCGTCAAGGCCCGCAGGCAAGCCACCGCGCAGATGCACCAACGCGTCCGCGAACGGCTTCCGCAGCTGCACGTCCTCGTCGACACGGCCGAACAGCATCTCACGCACCCGCAAGCACTACTCGCCACCGCCCGCACGATCGTGGGCAATGAGCAGTTCACTCACAACGGACACCTCTACCGCCGCGTCATCCCCGTCGACGCCGGCACACCCCGCCACGGACGCGGCGACCACAACACCCTTCCCGTCGAACATATCGACTCCGGAACCCGCATCGACCTACTTCAGAGCGAGCGGGATGCTTTCTGGAGCTGGGCGATCATCGAGACCTTCCGCCACACCGGGGTCAGGATCGAAGAACTGCTCGAGATCACGCATCTCGCGCTCGTCACCTACGTCCTACCCGATACGGGAGAAGTCGTTCCGCTGTTGCAGATCGTTCCCTCCAAAGGCAACGAGGAGCGACTCCTGCTGGTCAGTCCCGAGCTTGCCAGTGTCCTGGCAACCATCATCACCCGCCTTCGTCAGGAGAACGGCAGCACCATCGCGCTGACGTCACGCTACGACATCCACGAACGCGTCAACGGCCCCTACCTTCCGCACCTTTTCCAACGCAGAGTCGGCAGTCACTGGCGCGTCTTCAGCTATCACACCGTCCACCGGCTACTCAACGACACCGTCACGCGGACGGGACTCCGTGACGCCGCAGGCGAGCCGTTGCGATTCACCCCGCACGACTTCCGCAGAATCTTCGCGACCGAAGCAGTCACCGGCGGACTGCCCGTCCACATCGCCGCCCGGCTTCTCGGCCACAGCTCCGTCGCCACCACACAGTCCTACCTCGCAGTTTTCCAGGACGACCTCGTCCGCTCATACCGTGCATTCCTCGACGCTCGCCGCGCCGTCCGCCCCGAAGCCGAGTACCGCGAGCCAACCAGCGAGGAGTGGGCCGAGTTCGAGCAGCACTTCCAGCTCCGCAAGCTCGAGCTCGGCACCTGCGGTCGCCCATACGGCAGTCCCTGCCAGCACGAACACGCCTGCATCCGATGCCCGATGCTGCGAGTCGATCCCCAGCAACGTCCACGACTTGTCGCGATCGCCCGCAACCTCACCGACCGCATCACCGAAGCGAGGCAAAACCGCTGGCTCGGCGAAGTCCGCGGACTCGAAACCAGTCTCGCTGCGGCAAAAGCCAAACTGGTCAGCCTCGACCGAGCGGCCCGCACCACGACGGGAACGCTCACCGACCTCGGTATTCCCCAGCTTCCGCCACGCCACGAGCACTAG
- a CDS encoding bifunctional DNA primase/polymerase has protein sequence MTDNPFRTAALDAAHRGWPVFPLQPNSKIPAIKRWEQRATTDSETIHRWWPDKSRKNVGIACGPAGLLVLDLDAARGVIPIPWARRGATHGRDILALLAQQVGVPDPVDTFTVATPRGGEHRYFARPAGSRLRSTVGARGHGLGWHIDTRGPGALITAPGSIAVVKGVPVPYAVTWDLPVAELPGWLVTALTPPPPPPRPTVVRELPATSRRVTAYVQAAVAAERRNVATATEGHRHITVYAAAAALGELLGNGWISAAAITHHLTDAARHHLGFADFDSRELTRTIRDGIAAGREHPRILTDRPTPQHG, from the coding sequence GTGACCGACAACCCGTTCCGCACCGCCGCGCTCGACGCCGCACACCGCGGCTGGCCCGTCTTCCCGCTCCAGCCGAACTCGAAAATCCCCGCCATCAAACGCTGGGAGCAACGCGCCACCACCGATTCGGAGACGATCCACAGATGGTGGCCGGACAAGTCCAGAAAAAATGTGGGCATCGCCTGTGGGCCGGCAGGGCTGCTGGTGCTTGATCTCGACGCCGCCCGCGGGGTGATCCCCATCCCGTGGGCGCGCCGGGGCGCCACCCACGGCCGCGACATCCTTGCCCTGCTGGCACAGCAGGTCGGCGTGCCCGACCCAGTGGACACGTTCACAGTCGCGACTCCGCGCGGCGGTGAGCACCGCTACTTCGCCCGGCCGGCCGGATCGCGGCTGCGCAGCACCGTCGGGGCTCGCGGCCACGGGCTCGGCTGGCACATCGACACCCGCGGCCCTGGCGCGCTCATCACCGCACCGGGATCCATCGCCGTCGTCAAGGGCGTGCCGGTCCCGTATGCCGTCACCTGGGACCTGCCGGTCGCTGAACTGCCGGGCTGGCTGGTCACCGCCCTCACCCCGCCACCGCCGCCGCCTCGCCCGACGGTGGTCCGAGAACTGCCGGCGACCAGCCGCCGGGTCACCGCCTACGTCCAGGCCGCCGTGGCCGCCGAGCGCCGCAACGTCGCCACCGCAACCGAAGGCCACCGCCACATCACCGTCTACGCCGCCGCAGCAGCCCTCGGCGAGCTGCTAGGCAACGGGTGGATCAGCGCCGCCGCGATCACCCACCACCTCACCGACGCCGCCCGCCACCACCTCGGCTTCGCTGACTTCGACTCCCGCGAGCTGACCCGGACCATCCGCGACGGCATCGCCGCCGGCCGCGAACACCCCCGCATCCTCACCGACCGCCCCACACCCCAGCACGGGTAG